One Maribacter dokdonensis DSW-8 genomic region harbors:
- a CDS encoding TetR/AcrR family transcriptional regulator: MSTKAERTTAYIIETVAPVFNKHGYVGTSMSDLTEATNLTKGALYGNFENKEALALAAFEFNRNLLLTAIDEHLSIDGNAMGKIKNLIEFYKKYDVFTLNMGGCPILNVGIDAQHNNRLLAAAAKETIKEIEGKIALVFENGINGGEFKLPVTPLQFSKQLFTIIQGSIAMATLTKDRKYLLNTVSYLEVLIKRELK, translated from the coding sequence ATGTCCACAAAAGCCGAAAGAACCACCGCTTATATTATTGAGACTGTCGCACCTGTTTTTAACAAACATGGTTACGTAGGTACCAGTATGAGCGACTTAACAGAGGCCACCAATCTTACTAAAGGTGCTTTGTATGGGAATTTTGAAAATAAAGAAGCTTTAGCCTTAGCTGCATTTGAGTTTAATAGAAATCTACTTCTCACGGCTATAGATGAACATCTGTCAATTGATGGAAATGCTATGGGAAAGATCAAGAATTTAATAGAATTCTATAAAAAATATGACGTATTCACTTTAAATATGGGAGGTTGTCCTATTTTAAATGTTGGTATAGACGCTCAACATAACAACAGATTACTTGCCGCTGCCGCTAAAGAAACCATTAAGGAAATTGAAGGTAAAATTGCCTTGGTTTTTGAAAATGGAATAAATGGTGGTGAATTCAAATTACCGGTTACACCATTACAGTTTTCAAAGCAATTGTTCACTATAATACAAGGATCCATTGCAATGGCGACTTTAACCAAAGACCGTAAATATCTATTAAATACGGTTAGCTATTTAGAAGTACTTATAAAAAGAGAACTGAAATAA